In one Pseudomonas hydrolytica genomic region, the following are encoded:
- a CDS encoding FAD-dependent oxidoreductase, producing the protein MPALSATPDCCWTVSAPKGDFPTLSGHCECEVVVVGAGIAGLSAALALSEAGKSVMVLEAREVGRQVTGLSTAKITTQHALIYRELLDDCGETLARAYADANRQAMQRIAEWIERYAIDCDYQQRSAYAYAISEAQKAAVVKEAEAARSLGLEARVLHQAPLPFATSCALEFPQQAQFNPASYLVGLAQAVQARGGRVFERTRAMSFEHDERWQVGFEGGVVSADQLVLATHMPVQTPVDYISPTQPRCHVAIAFRPREGESVDGMFIAVEEPTRSIRMGQDAEGPLLIVLGPRFNTGQDGNVAQRFDELEHWARQHLPVAEPVWRWCNEDYDTPDRMAYVGEPDPDQSPGLFVATGFSAWGITNGTAAGLGLAEQIVSGRWPWGALFDPRRSAGEDLNQSSDSHTYIDSVEDLGPGEGGVLRRGEDKLAVWRDDAGAVHALSAECTHMGCPVTWNNADRTWDCPCHGLIFEADGAVRHGPAREPLAKRRLRR; encoded by the coding sequence ATGCCCGCGCTATCCGCCACGCCCGACTGTTGCTGGACCGTCTCGGCACCGAAAGGCGATTTCCCCACCCTCTCCGGGCATTGCGAATGCGAGGTCGTGGTGGTCGGTGCCGGTATCGCCGGCTTGAGTGCAGCCCTGGCACTGAGCGAGGCAGGCAAGTCGGTGATGGTGCTGGAAGCGCGCGAAGTGGGTCGTCAGGTCACGGGATTGTCCACCGCCAAGATCACCACGCAGCACGCGCTGATCTACCGCGAGCTGCTAGATGATTGCGGCGAAACGCTGGCCAGGGCCTACGCGGATGCCAACCGCCAGGCGATGCAGCGCATTGCCGAGTGGATCGAGCGCTACGCCATCGACTGCGACTACCAACAGCGTTCGGCCTACGCCTACGCCATCTCCGAAGCGCAGAAGGCCGCGGTGGTGAAGGAAGCCGAAGCCGCCCGTTCCCTCGGGCTGGAGGCACGGGTGCTGCACCAGGCGCCGCTGCCCTTTGCAACCAGCTGTGCGCTGGAATTTCCCCAGCAGGCGCAGTTCAACCCGGCCAGTTACCTGGTGGGCCTGGCGCAGGCGGTACAGGCCAGAGGTGGCCGCGTGTTCGAGCGGACCCGCGCCATGAGCTTCGAGCACGACGAGCGCTGGCAGGTCGGTTTCGAAGGCGGCGTGGTCAGCGCCGATCAGCTGGTCCTGGCCACGCACATGCCGGTGCAGACACCGGTGGACTACATCAGCCCGACCCAGCCCCGCTGCCACGTGGCCATTGCCTTTCGCCCGCGCGAGGGCGAGTCCGTGGATGGCATGTTCATCGCCGTGGAAGAGCCGACCCGCTCGATCCGCATGGGTCAGGATGCCGAGGGGCCGTTGCTGATCGTGCTGGGGCCGCGGTTCAACACCGGCCAGGACGGCAATGTCGCGCAGCGCTTCGACGAGTTGGAACACTGGGCTCGCCAGCATCTGCCGGTGGCCGAGCCCGTCTGGCGCTGGTGCAACGAGGATTACGACACGCCCGATCGCATGGCCTACGTCGGCGAGCCCGACCCGGACCAGTCCCCCGGCCTGTTCGTGGCCACCGGCTTCAGTGCCTGGGGCATTACCAACGGCACGGCTGCCGGGCTCGGTCTGGCCGAGCAGATCGTCAGTGGCCGCTGGCCCTGGGGCGCGCTGTTCGACCCGAGACGTTCGGCGGGCGAGGACCTCAATCAGAGCAGCGACAGCCACACCTACATCGACTCGGTGGAGGATCTCGGCCCTGGCGAAGGTGGCGTGCTGCGGCGCGGCGAGGACAAGCTGGCAGTCTGGCGCGATGATGCTGGAGCGGTGCATGCGCTGTCGGCCGAATGCACGCACATGGGTTGTCCGGTGACCTGGAACAATGCCGACAGAACCTGGGACTGCCCCTGCCATGGTTTGATCTTCGAGGCCGATGGTGCGGTCAGGCACGGCCCGGCGCGCGAGCCGCTGGCCAAGCGCAGGCTGCGGCGCTGA
- a CDS encoding general stress protein has product MTTQKGKMTVEQAGRKGGESTSASHDKEFYQEIGSQGGQNSGGNFRNDPERASEAGRKGGQASGGNFSNDRQRASEAGRKGGERSHGGGGNNR; this is encoded by the coding sequence ATGACCACGCAGAAAGGCAAGATGACCGTCGAACAAGCTGGCCGCAAAGGAGGTGAAAGTACGTCCGCCAGCCATGACAAGGAGTTCTATCAGGAGATCGGCAGTCAGGGAGGTCAGAACAGTGGAGGCAATTTCAGGAACGATCCTGAACGCGCCTCCGAGGCCGGCCGCAAAGGCGGACAGGCCAGCGGTGGCAACTTTTCCAACGACCGTCAGCGTGCCTCCGAAGCAGGACGCAAGGGCGGTGAGCGCAGCCACGGAGGTGGCGGCAACAACCGCTAG
- a CDS encoding ferritin-like domain-containing protein produces the protein MSTPTDNLLDWLRDAHAMEQQAEKMLTAQAERLEHYPDLKARIVQHIDETRGQRELLESCLQRLGSSPSTFKDLSAKVMAFGQAVAGMTVSDEVVKGAMSGYVFENMEIASYTVLIAAAKRAGDAQTQTACEQILKQEVAMADWLRDHLPQITVAFLERSAAPDLDAKR, from the coding sequence ATGTCTACCCCTACCGACAATCTGCTGGACTGGCTGCGCGACGCCCATGCCATGGAGCAACAGGCCGAGAAGATGCTTACCGCCCAGGCCGAGCGCCTGGAACATTACCCGGACCTCAAGGCGCGCATCGTCCAGCACATCGACGAGACCCGTGGCCAGCGCGAGCTGCTGGAGTCCTGTCTGCAACGCCTGGGCAGCAGCCCTTCAACCTTCAAGGACCTCTCCGCCAAGGTAATGGCCTTCGGCCAGGCCGTTGCCGGCATGACGGTCAGCGACGAGGTGGTCAAGGGTGCAATGAGCGGCTACGTGTTCGAGAACATGGAAATCGCTTCGTACACCGTGCTCATCGCCGCGGCCAAACGCGCCGGCGACGCCCAGACCCAGACCGCCTGCGAACAGATCCTCAAGCAGGAGGTGGCCATGGCCGACTGGCTGCGCGATCACCTGCCGCAGATCACCGTCGCCTTCCTCGAGCGCTCCGCGGCGCCTGACCTGGACGCCAAACGCTAA
- a CDS encoding DUF2061 domain-containing protein: protein MPKTLTFAILHFSIAFGIAYALTGDFLTGGLIAVLEPACNTVAYYFHEKLWNRLDKKAAADGGDAAGHGHSHILGTLRRMLRRGES from the coding sequence ATGCCAAAGACTCTTACCTTCGCCATCCTGCACTTTTCCATCGCCTTCGGCATTGCCTATGCGCTGACCGGCGATTTTCTCACCGGCGGCCTGATCGCCGTGCTGGAGCCTGCCTGCAATACGGTGGCTTACTACTTCCACGAAAAGCTGTGGAACCGTCTGGACAAGAAGGCCGCCGCCGATGGCGGCGACGCTGCCGGCCACGGTCACAGCCATATCCTCGGCACCTTGCGGCGCATGCTGCGCCGCGGCGAAAGCTAG
- a CDS encoding ferritin-like domain-containing protein — MQNATKMGLNYTGVQMSPIDSEAMLKASQEVPPDVPGDERKLAVVRSEEVARADAVGSVPLPGSVKGMMKTALNKLTGVSPEMLIDKLGERLAFERTGVRLYEALLAKVSVIEVVDEAQLTTLQRFRAEEAEHFALVVAAMEKLGADPSAMTPCADVVGVTGMGVLQTISDPRTNLAQSLNALLTAELTDNAGWELLIELADTCGQPEIAESFYKALNQEQVHLETVRNWLKEEVVRQV; from the coding sequence ATGCAGAACGCTACCAAGATGGGACTCAACTACACCGGCGTACAAATGTCTCCGATCGACAGCGAAGCCATGCTCAAGGCCAGCCAGGAAGTGCCGCCAGATGTGCCCGGCGACGAACGCAAGCTGGCTGTGGTGCGCAGCGAGGAAGTGGCGCGGGCCGATGCCGTCGGTTCGGTGCCGCTCCCCGGCTCGGTCAAGGGCATGATGAAGACGGCGCTGAACAAGCTCACCGGCGTCAGCCCGGAAATGCTGATCGACAAGCTGGGCGAGCGCCTGGCCTTCGAACGCACCGGGGTGCGCCTATACGAGGCACTGCTGGCCAAGGTCTCGGTGATCGAGGTGGTCGACGAAGCGCAGCTGACCACCCTGCAGCGCTTTCGCGCCGAAGAGGCCGAGCACTTCGCCCTGGTCGTGGCGGCGATGGAAAAGCTCGGCGCCGATCCCTCGGCGATGACGCCCTGCGCGGATGTCGTCGGTGTCACCGGCATGGGCGTGTTGCAGACCATCAGTGACCCGCGGACCAACCTGGCGCAGTCGCTCAACGCGCTGCTGACCGCCGAGCTCACCGATAACGCTGGCTGGGAGCTGCTGATCGAACTCGCCGACACCTGTGGCCAGCCCGAAATCGCCGAGAGCTTCTACAAGGCGCTGAATCAGGAGCAGGTGCACCTGGAGACGGTGCGCAACTGGCTGAAGGAGGAAGTCGTGCGGCAGGTATAA